A region from the Volucribacter amazonae genome encodes:
- a CDS encoding helix-turn-helix domain-containing protein, with amino-acid sequence MKRVKLTEFGKAVRKARVDANETLYSMAKAIGTSPSFLSGMETGRKKITVKWVEKIVVFFQERNIQTDNFQMLAEISNHAISVKGLPLQQQILIAELAKSVMTIEQLKTLAILVKQVNQGV; translated from the coding sequence ATGAAAAGGGTAAAGCTGACAGAGTTTGGCAAAGCAGTTCGTAAAGCAAGGGTTGATGCCAATGAAACTTTGTACAGTATGGCAAAAGCCATTGGTACAAGTCCCTCATTTTTAAGTGGTATGGAAACGGGACGCAAAAAAATTACAGTTAAATGGGTAGAAAAAATTGTAGTATTTTTTCAAGAAAGAAATATACAGACTGATAATTTTCAAATGTTAGCGGAGATTTCTAATCATGCTATATCGGTAAAAGGCTTACCATTACAACAACAGATACTTATCGCAGAATTGGCTAAATCTGTGATGACGATAGAGCAATTAAAAACACTTGCAATTTTGGTTAAACAAGTCAATCAAGGAGTATAA
- a CDS encoding enoyl-CoA hydratase, producing the protein MKTQVYLAFYKGKKQGWKPKAVIARLSDWLTRKLTKGIYSHCEIVIKAEGEEHYQCYSSSIRDGGVRQKTMLLDSDKWDLIELFGVNEAQIIRYFNQTQGSRYDWFGAIGVVFGIPHARSKFFCSEWCANAINGGTQGWRFSPNDLAAIFRVKQNEKGKADRVWQSSS; encoded by the coding sequence ATGAAAACACAAGTCTATTTAGCCTTTTACAAAGGCAAAAAACAAGGTTGGAAACCGAAAGCTGTGATTGCACGATTAAGCGATTGGCTAACAAGAAAACTGACAAAAGGCATTTATTCTCATTGTGAAATTGTGATAAAAGCAGAGGGAGAAGAGCATTATCAATGTTATTCCTCAAGTATTCGTGATGGCGGTGTGCGGCAGAAAACGATGTTACTGGATAGTGATAAATGGGATTTGATTGAGTTGTTTGGCGTTAATGAAGCCCAAATTATTCGCTATTTTAACCAAACCCAAGGTAGTCGTTACGATTGGTTTGGGGCAATCGGTGTGGTATTTGGTATCCCTCACGCACGTTCAAAATTCTTTTGTTCAGAATGGTGTGCGAATGCGATAAATGGTGGTACACAAGGCTGGCGGTTTAGCCCAAATGATTTGGCGGCGATTTTTAGAGTAAAGCAAAATGAAAAGGGTAAAGCTGACAGAGTTTGGCAAAGCAGTTCGTAA
- a CDS encoding Com family DNA-binding transcriptional regulator, producing the protein MQIKEYRCRCCKKLLARAKNAQSLEIKCVRCKKINSFN; encoded by the coding sequence ATGCAGATAAAGGAATATCGTTGTCGTTGCTGTAAAAAGCTACTAGCACGAGCGAAAAATGCACAAAGTTTAGAGATAAAATGCGTGCGTTGTAAGAAAATCAACAGTTTCAATTAA
- a CDS encoding DNA adenine methylase, with product MANKTKSLHFTQAPLPFVGQKRLFLNQFKALLNQHLTDDGEGWTIVDVFGGSGLLSHVAKQIKPKARVIYNDYDSYAERLAHIDDINRLRAELWQLLDGKVESKKRLPPALKQQVIAKIEAFKGSKDLNTLVDWLLFSGQQAATFEDFYRQDFWFRVRKTPYASAEHYLDGLEIVSESFHQLMPKFQDNPKALLILDPPYLCTHQASYRQAHYFDLIDFLRLINLTRPPYLFFSSTKSEFIRFIDYMIEDKVDNWQIFESYQRIVNTSTSYAGRYEDNLVYKF from the coding sequence ATGGCAAATAAAACAAAATCTTTACATTTCACTCAAGCCCCACTGCCGTTTGTGGGGCAAAAAAGGCTGTTTTTAAATCAGTTTAAAGCCTTGTTAAATCAGCATTTAACCGATGATGGCGAGGGCTGGACGATTGTTGATGTGTTTGGCGGGAGTGGGTTATTAAGCCACGTCGCTAAGCAAATTAAGCCTAAAGCAAGGGTTATTTATAACGATTATGACAGCTATGCCGAGCGGTTAGCGCATATTGATGATATAAATCGTCTGCGGGCAGAACTTTGGCAGCTGCTTGATGGCAAGGTGGAAAGTAAGAAGCGATTACCGCCTGCCCTGAAACAGCAAGTCATCGCCAAAATTGAAGCCTTTAAGGGCTCTAAGGACTTAAATACCTTAGTGGACTGGTTGTTATTCAGCGGGCAACAGGCTGCCACCTTTGAGGATTTTTATCGCCAAGACTTTTGGTTTAGAGTGCGTAAAACCCCTTATGCCAGTGCAGAACATTACTTAGATGGTTTGGAAATTGTGAGCGAAAGTTTTCATCAGTTAATGCCAAAATTTCAGGATAATCCCAAAGCCTTGCTGATTCTTGACCCGCCTTATTTATGTACTCATCAAGCTAGCTATCGTCAAGCCCATTATTTTGATTTAATTGATTTTTTACGCTTGATTAACCTTACAAGACCGCCCTATTTGTTCTTTAGTTCGACCAAATCGGAATTTATTCGTTTTATTGACTATATGATTGAGGATAAGGTGGATAATTGGCAAATTTTTGAGAGCTATCAGCGTATTGTTAATACTTCCACCAGTTATGCGGGGAGATATGAGGATAATTTAGTCTATAAATTCTAA